Within Mucilaginibacter inviolabilis, the genomic segment TAATAAATATGGTGAATTAAGCTATCAATAAACTTAATTTTTGCCTTTTATAATTATGCCAGTTGCTTAGCCAATTTATCAGTTAAAACTGATTTTGGAACAGCACCAATTTGTTTGTCCACAATTTCGCCGTTTTTAAAGAATAATAAAGCAGGGATATTACGGATTCCGTATTTCATTGATATACCAGGGTTGTTGTCAACATCAACTTTACCAACAACGGCTTGACCTGCGTACTCTTTTGCAATGTCTTCAACAACCGGACCTACCATTCTACAAGGACCACACCATTCTGCCCAAAAGTCAATAAGTACGGGTTTGTCTGATTTCAGCACAAGTTCGTCAAAGTTCGCATCAGTTATTTCTAAAGCCATGATTTCTATTTTTTAATTTTTGTATTACAAATATATACTATTCAAATAGCTTGCCACAACTGCGACCTGACAATGTGACAATTATATTAATATAAATATAAACATCCACCATGATTGTTTCTTACTAAAGTTTTAAAAACAAGTTCAGCAAAAGCCCAAAAGTGGGTTTACATGGGTTTACACTTTTCATGGTTAACATGGGCTTATTTTACTGAAAATCAAATAATTACTTAAAATCAAGGCTAATTAATGTAAACCCACAATAATGGTAAAAACAAGGTATCCCATGGCATTAGCTAATGCTAAGTTATCAACATTTCACTCAATTATTGACTAATTGAATTATTTAGTCAGAAATTATAAAAATCAAATAATTTGTTTGATTGCCGATAATATAATGAGCTACCTATAGATATTGAATATAGGGTTACTTTTATTAAACATGGGTATTAATAAAAAGTAATCCAATCACAAATGCTTTCATTTTATATCCCACTGCTGATGCTTTTGATAGCCCCTGGTATTCAGGTTATTTTTTCATTTAAAAGAATTAACTCTAAAATCAATTGCTCTCTTGCAGCTATAGCAGGGTTATCGTTTCTGTTAGGATTAATACTGTCAGTAGCGGGTGTAATTGTTTCCATGTGGTTATTGCCATCAGATATTAAATGCGCTACCGCATGTATCGGATTCGCCCCACTTGGATTTGGGCTACTATGTATAACTACCCCGCTTACATTTTTTTTAAGCTTATACCAATACAATTCCAGACAGAAGGCTACTTCCGTTACTAATTAATTTAATTCAGCACCGGCTGTATATTGGTCAAATTAAAAATATCGGCCATCAGATCGTCACTGGGGTTTACTTTGAATAATTTGGAGGCTAGCTCAACCTGTAGTGCTTCTTCCCTGTCCTTAATTAAAAAACGCAGTTTACAGTTCTGAACCGGGTACTTTTCGTTGTTTACCATAATGGCTTGCTGAATATCATCCAGCAACTTGCTGTTCAAACTGTTTACATCCAGACAAACGGTTAATGATTTGGTCATTTTATCGCGCATTTCCGATAACAGGCTCATCACCTGTATACGCAGATCCCAGTTATCTTTTTGCCTGAATTTTTCTTCGATGTTACCTTTGATGTGCAGAAAATAACCATCCATCATCAGGTTACGAAATTTCACATAATCCTCGCCAAAC encodes:
- the trxA gene encoding thioredoxin — translated: MALEITDANFDELVLKSDKPVLIDFWAEWCGPCRMVGPVVEDIAKEYAGQAVVGKVDVDNNPGISMKYGIRNIPALLFFKNGEIVDKQIGAVPKSVLTDKLAKQLA